TTCAGCAGTACACACCCATGGATAGATACGTATGCCTCACATGTCACAGCGACAATTCGAATTTATCAGAGTGGATTCTGGAAGATGAACCCAAAGAGTGCCCAAGTGCTGCATATACTGTTGTAGTGATAATGAGATGCTCCCTCGTCTGAAGGCACTCCCATTTCTGCTCCAAGTTCCCAGACCATTAATCCATAACCCGAAGTTGGTAACCCGGTGCATAATCAGGATGTGTTAGGCAACACATCATGTGAAAATCCAACCTTTTTGTGAGCCTGAACATCAGTGCTTGGGCATGACAAAGCAAAGGATTAGTTGGAGTACGGCACACATGCACAAGATTAGTTGGAGTTTAGAAGCAATAAGCGAGGCTGAGAGTACATGCATCACTCACAATTCAAAACAGGGAAAATGTTTGAGGTCTGGGATTTTCTTTCGGTGAATATGAACCTGGCTCCAGGGCAACCTAGGTAGAAACAAGAAGAGCAGTGCCATTCTACCGACATGGCAATCCGAGCCCTTGGTTCAGCAGTACACACCCATGGATAGATACGTATGCCTCACATGTCACAGCGACAATTCGAATTTATCAGAGTGGATTCTGGAAGATGAACCCAAAGAGTGCCCAAGTGCTGCATATACTGTTATAGTGATAATGAGATGCTCCCTCGTCTGAAGGCACTCCCATTTCTGCTCCAAGTTCCCAGACCATTAATCCATAACCCGAAGTTGGTAACCCGGTGCATAATCAGGATGTGTTAGGCAACACATCATGTGAAAATCCAACCTTTTTGTGAGCCTGAACATCAGTGCTTGGGCATGACAAAGCAAAGGAGCAAGAAACTGTAGCCGTGGAGGAGATTATTGTACCAGGCAGGACCAAAAAATATATGAAAAAAGAAGACCAAGGTTCAGACATGCTCGGTTTCACCTGACGAATCAGATGTACCTTGTGGCGACCCAAGTTGCCATTGAGCGTTTCATCACTACGGTGGTATCTTTTTCGGTGTGGGGTGAGAGAGGCTCGAACTTACGACCTCAGGACCACTCACGTTTTCAGCTATGAGACCTACGCGCTAGCCAACTGCTCCACCACCCCACCTGTTGTTCCGGAAGCGAAACAAACGACCTTGTTAAGCAAGGAAGACCATTAAAACCATGGATGTTCTTGTTTAACGCTACGTACGTGGCGAAAATTCAAGGATGTTTGTATCTTGCCGATTCATATCCAGTTAAGTTCCCTCAATGAACAGCCGGATGAGATTCGACACAACGATTATCTCCGGACCATACATATCACTGATGTTCTTTCTTCAACTATATGCTGACATACAACTTTTCAGCACCTGACTAAACTGAATCGGGAGGAACTCGTTCAAATGATTACGTAAATCGGTGAGGACTTGGTCTGCAGTCATATATAACATCACATCACTACGCAGGACCAACTAACTGAATCAGGATGAACTTTATGCATCGACAAGTAAAACCACGAGTGAGACTGAGAGTTGGTCGCCCACCAGCCACCATCCAAAACAAGAACAAGAAAAGGTTGGGACCTGCAACTCTAATATGTTCGATGCCTGGGATTTTTCGTTCTCTGAATATGAACCTGCTACAGCGGCTCAGAGCATCATGGAGGTATGTGAGGCAACTTATCATGCGAAATCCAATCTTTTGCGAGCCTGAACAAGCAGAGGAGCAGCGAGGGAGAGAGCGCAGTAGTTAGTCTGAACCAAAAAATAAGAAAGACCAAGTTCAGACTTGCTCATTTCACCTGATTAATGAGGTGTTGATGTGACGACCCAAGTTGTCACCGAGCGTTTCATCACTACTTGGCCTTCTATTCTATGGTGGTGCACGGAGGCTCGAACTCTCGACCTCACGGTCTCTGAGACCAACGAGCCAGCTCCTTTGGTATCCTACAAGCGAAACAAATATGGACGGCTCCTCTTTCTTGATTCTTTTAGCAAGTGCATTGCGTTTAACACTGCCTACATGGCGAAAATTCAAGGGATGGCTGTATCTCGCCAATTCACATTCAGTTAAGCTCCCTGATGAACGGCCAAATGAGGTTTCAGACAACGATCCACACACACAACGCCATTTACTGATCATCGATTGTTCTTTCTTCATTATTATCTATCTATATATACTGACATAAGTACAACCTTTCAAACTTGCTCCACAGTCACATAGCATCACATCACTACGCAGGAGACCAAGAGTACATACATCACTCACAATTCAAACCAAGAACAAGGGGAAAAAATTGTAAGAGGCCTGGGATTTCTGTTCAACTCAATATCAACCTGCTTCAGCGAGCAGTAACATTCTACCAGCATGACAATCCGAGCCCGTGGTTCAGCCATGCACACACACAGTTTATTTAAACCAAAGATCTGTTTTATCAGCCATACCAATAGACAACAGGCCCTGTTCCCAAGGTTTACAAGTTTATGACATGACGATATTCAAGATACAGATACATAGTTACGCGACACTTTCAAAGTTTGACAGACATTACATCAAGGGTCACAGCATAAGTACTGGCAACAGAGCGGTCTACAGAATGTGCATGAATGGCCAGGCACAGATACCTCAGTAACGTTATTTGGTAGAGTAATCCTTGGGCGGCCCTTACGAGCTCCTCCATAGACGGTCTCCACGATGTCAACAAACTCTTGCTTGTCTTTCATTGCccacttgatcttcttgttgtttCCTGTCCCAAGATCAATCATGATGTGCTTGTTGCGGAAGAACATCCATCGACGGGTCGTACAGCTCGTAAATGGTGTTTTAGTCAGGAACCTCCGTCATGTCGATGAGGTAGATCACCGCAAAGTTCTTTAtagtctatataagccacccctgacAGCACCTCATCCATCTAAACATGAACAAGCATATAATCAGAAACTTGTAATTTAGTCAACAACATACAACCATGCTAGATTGATGTAGAACCAAAGCCTGCTAAAAAAATAAACTGCAAGTCTGCAATCTAAGACATTTTATTCATTGCTAAAGTAATAAAACAATTGGCTGAAAGAAGAAAAACACCCATCGCTCCTCTGACTATAATGGCGAGTTCTACTTCAACTCAATCAAGCAACCAGTTGTGAACTactaagttgagacacttattttggggcggagggagtatatgtgaaaCACAGCAAAGTATAAAACTGCGTTGCAACCTAGCTCTCAGTTCAACAAAAAGAGACATCCAAAAATCATCCACTTCTACCCTACTCCAAATTGACCAACTAACTAATGAGACTGAGCCTATGATAATAGAAAAGGCTGGATGCAAAATCTCTTATAAGATGTGTGGATATTACATACGGGCATTAAGAGCATTTGCTCCCGTATTAATCCTCTAAGCAGCAGCCCTGCACCAGTACACAAAAACAGCAACTGAGCTATTTGTATTAACGCTATCATCATAACCAGATCATTAACAAAGCTAACTATTTAACATAAAGATAAACAGATCATGGAAGCACTCCAATGTGCAAGAAACCATCCATGAGCAGCAATAGCAACCTCATGTAACATAACTACAGATATCCAGACTTACTAGATTGATGTAGAACCCAAGCCTGATAAAATTGAAAGGTCAACCTGCAGTCCATAACATAAACAAACAAAAGGACTTCAGAGATGGATTATTTTGCACAACTGAATGAAAAAAGAAATAGAAGCACAAGTCACTGAATTTTCTCATGATTATGTGGTGAGGTACATGATGTCAGTATACAATGGCTAGTTCTACTTCAACTTAACTAAGGAACCAGCTTGGACTACTTCAAATATGTTACAGGCAGAAAAATGAGAGCAACAATCTAGGTCATAAAAAATTAGAAGCTTTATTTCAAGAAAATCAGAGACACAGGGCCTTCCTCCACTTCTGCTACATATCCTAACTAACCACCTATTCTCTCAGGCGCCTGCAGGATGTGTAGATGGTACCTGGGGAGCAGCACAATTGCAAAGCACTAAGAGCATCTGTTTACATATAATCAATCATCCGAATACAAGTGCTGCACCGAGATTCCTAAAGACCTCTGTTCAGCAATTCACACACATAGTTCAAACCAAATATCACTTTAATCAGTAATACCAATAGACAGCAGGTCCTGTTTCAAAGGGTTACAGGTTTATGACATGTTGATATTCAAGATACAAATACATAGTTACGCGACACTTTCAAAGTTGACAGACATTACATCAAGGGTCACACAGCGCACTTCACAGAACAGAGCAGGCCACACACTGCACCTGAATAGCCAAGCACAGATACCTCAGTAACGGTATTTGGTGGAGTAATCCTTGGGAGCAATCACCAGCCCACGGCCCTTACGAGCTCCTCTGTATACAGTCTCCACAATGTCAACAAACTCTTGCTTGTCCTTCATTGCCCAGTTGATCTTGTTGTTGTTTCCTGTCCCAAGATCAATCATGATGTGCTTGTTGCGGAAGAAAAACATCACCGTTGATGGGTCGTACAGCTCGTACATGGTGTTGAAGTCAGGAACCTCCGTGATGTCGACGAGGTAGATCACCGCAAAGTTCTTTATGGTCTCAGCCACCCCTGACAGCACTTCGTCCATCTAAACATGAACAAGCAGATAGTCAGAAACTCATGATGAAGTCAACAACATACAACCATGCTAGATTGATGTAGAACCAAAGACTAATAAAAAAAAGTTAAACTGCAAGTTTGCAATCAATAATTTAGAACAATTGGCCGTCAATAAAAGAAGAAAAGCACACATCACTTAACTTCCGCTGAGTATAATGGCTAGCTCTACTTCAACAGTTCAACTCAATCAAGCAACCAGTAGTGAACTACTCCAAATATATATGTGAAACGCAACAAAATATAGAGGTGAGTTCCAACCTAGCTCTCAGTACACGTAGAAGCTTTACTTCAACAACCAAAAATCCTCCAACTTCTACCCTACTCCAAATCGACCAACTAGCTTCTGACGGTATGAGCTTATGATAATGGAAAGGCTGAATGCAAATTCACTTGTAGGATGTGTGGATAGTACATACGGAGAATTAAAAGCATTTGCTCCCATATTAATCAGCTATGTAGCAGCCCTGCACCAGTACACCAAAACAGCAGTTAAGCTATTTGTATTGACACCATCAATCATAACCAGATCATTAACAAAGCTAACATACAGACAATAGATCAAGGAAGCACTCCAAAGTGCAAGAAATCATCCAAGAGCAGCAATAGCAACCACATATAACATAACTACAGATATCCAGATTTACTAGATTGATTTAGAACCAAAACCTAACAAAATTTGAAGGTCAAACTGCAACCAACAACATAAATGAAAAAGACTCCAGAGATGGATTAGTTTGAACAACCATCAAAGAAGTTGCTGGATGAAAGAAAAGGGCAAATCACTCAATTTCCTCAGAACTTTGTGTTGAGGTACATGATGTCAGTACACAATGGCTAGTTCTACTTCCAACTTAACCAAGGAACCAGCTTGAATTACTCCAAATATGTTACAGGCagaaaaatatatgtgagtaactatCTAGCTCACCAAAAATTAGAAGCCATATTTCAAGAAAAACAGTGACACGTGGACTTCCTCCACTTCTACTGCATATCCAAATTAACCGACTATCCTGTCAGGCAATGGAAAGGTGCCTGCAGGATGCGTGGATACTACCTTGGGAGCAGCACAATTGCGAGGCAGTGAGAAAATTTGTTTAACATACTATCAATCATCCAATTAGCAGTGCTGCACCGAGATTCCTAAATACCAAGGTCAGATAATTTGTATCGTAAACATATTGCCACTAGTCCTTACCAGAGCTTGCCGCTACTTGTTAACATGAGGATGAACTGCTCACAGAGACCAGCATGAAGGAGAATTTCTGCCCCATatccctaaaactaaatctagcatGATCTAGCGCGTACGGCGAATCCTTGACCGGTTTTAACAAATCCCCGCCCGAATCCGGTGTGCGGGCGCCCCGCACCGAACGACCGGAAACAATCAAACCAAACAGTTGGATCGAGCGAGAATCAAGAAGGAGCTAGGGTTTAGTTGGGGGGGTGAGCACCGTACCTGCATGCACGTCTCGTCCCAGTCGTGGCCGAAGCGGATCATgaccagccgctcctcctcggcgaGGATGGCCTGGTCCACCGCCCAGCCGGAGTGCAGGTGGGGGAGCAAGTAGGACATCTCCGCCCCTCGCCAAGAGTCGAGTCGCCGCCGCCGGAGAGAATAATGTGGAGACGAACTGCCGAGGTGAATCAGCGGCGTGCGCTGGTGCTGGGCGCCTGGGCCTGGTTAAAATAGGGCGGCCTGGCGGAGGTGCCAACTAATCCGAGTCGGCCTGCTACCCGAGTCGGCCTTTTTAAGAAGGGACTGTCTATTCTACATTCGGATGAAATCTAAATATTCTTCAATCAACCAAAGAATGACAAGTGtccatctcaaaaaaaaaaaagaatgacaagTGTCCTTTGTCCCATGTCCCATGTTTGCTTTTCTGTCCCGCTTTTATAAACAGACTAACGGGTCCACACTTCAACTTCAACCCGGACATGCATGGGAGCAGCTAAAAGAGAAGATCAAAGAAGCACAGCGACATAGCCAAAGCTTTTTCAAGATGATGTCACCTAAAAATTACATCGACGAAGAAGTATATTACCATAATATTACCACTGAGAAATTCAGTGTAAATCCACTAAAAACCACAATAATTTCTATCATGCCCACTAAGAATTACAATGTAAGATGCATTAAAATGACACTGTAAAATCCATTAAAATGACACTGTAAATCCACCAATGATCCAAATGGTTTGCACTAAAAAAAAACTGCTAAGATTAAACACTAAGAATTACAGTGCAAGAGGCATTAAAGATGCAACTATAAAATCCACTAAAAAGGACATTGTAAATCCACCAATAATCCAAATGATTTGTACTAGTGGTTCTATGTTACATTCTACTAAAAATGAAAACGCATCCACCAATTGAGCTAGGACTGCACACATACTGAACCTCATTTGGCATTGCCTCCCTACACAAAAAAATTAAAGAGGCCATAATAGGTAaagaaaataaaaggtaaaaataagaaaagaaaatgaaaatgaacTAGAGGACAAGGAAAATAAGAACATACATCGCCAAAGAAATCAGTGACAAAAGATTTGTCACAGATGCTGAAAAACATATCATTCACATATTTGATCCTAAGATTTGGAATGTCTATATTGGAGAAAAGATTTGTCATCTGAGTTCTTGGTGTGAAGATCTCCGTATACTTCAGAGCCAAGACACCACAATTATGCCTGAAAAGTTACAAAGAACACAAAAAATTAGAAAAGAAGCCCACAAACAATCTATATAAAATTAATCAAAATCATGTCAGGCAAAAAAACATAATACCGGTTCTCTTGCTTAGGAACAGCTGGGTACAAGACATCAAACTCTTCGAAATTAATTCGTTTGTGCATCATAGGAGTGA
The sequence above is a segment of the Triticum dicoccoides isolate Atlit2015 ecotype Zavitan chromosome 1A, WEW_v2.0, whole genome shotgun sequence genome. Coding sequences within it:
- the LOC119286473 gene encoding thioredoxin-like protein YLS8 isoform X1 encodes the protein MSYLLPHLHSGWAVDQAILAEEERLVMIRFGHDWDETCMQMDEVLSGVAETIKNFAVIYLVDITEVPDFNTMYELYDPSTVMFFFRNKHIMIDLGTGNNNKINWAMKDKQEFVDIVETVYRGARKGRGLVIAPKDYSTKYRY
- the LOC119286473 gene encoding thioredoxin-like protein YLS8 isoform X2, whose translation is MDEVLSGVAETIKNFAVIYLVDITEVPDFNTMYELYDPSTVMFFFRNKHIMIDLGTGNNNKINWAMKDKQEFVDIVETVYRGARKGRGLVIAPKDYSTKYRY